One Chitinophaga sp. H8 DNA window includes the following coding sequences:
- a CDS encoding SusC/RagA family TonB-linked outer membrane protein produces the protein MKKGLLLWLLMAMSVLCAYAQNRTITGKVTDAKDGVPLPGVTVAVKGTQTGVFSKADGTFKLDVPTDAATLVVSFIGYESQELNLSGGKSNFNLQLKQDTKSLQEVIVTAQGITRDKRALGYAVQTVDGAAISQKAEPSVLNSLAGKVAGVNITSASGAPGSSTNINIRGITSFSGNNQPLIVVDGVIFSNSLDQTENTLFGSQPANRLNDISPEIVESITVLKGPAAAALYGSRASSGAIVITTKAGKNLTGKTEVTVTSSVTFQNVYGLPKLQNEYGQGANNDFVNTSSNSWGPKFGSGLDSVVTVQGDKVPYRAYPNNIRDFYKTGTIVQNGVSIASGTPDNNISLGVSSTIQKGIIPFSEYKRHSIQVGGNKKLQNGLKIGTSITYVRSGQGGTPMGNGGSAFGQLTRIPRSYDLMGMEYKDLKDINQKSFFYNPAQNHPMWSAEKEQLTSNVDRLFGYFTMGYDITKWLNVSYRATADVYSDRRKLILQIGSAREAAGQVTEDQFVRSELNGDLMIRANKEDIFTKGLNIAALLGQNINHRDYENAAVVADGLTIPNFFNVSNGSVFSASQEQSNRRRLIGYYGQLNFSYMNYLFLDLTGRMDQSSTLPVSKNKYFYPSAALSFVPTDAFHLESDVLSYAKVRVSAAKVGRDADPYLLQTLYAKTSYGNNTASIEYPLALGTGNISGFQLDGRIGSEQLTPEFITSYEGGVNIGLFKNRVNLDATYFYTRSANQIFDVAVSPSSGFNTRTTNVGLMTNKGIELMLNAVPVKTRSVSWELSANYTRIRNKVEEIAPGVENSVIIGNYFGGIDPSIAKGYAYGVIIGSKNVRNADGQLVINPNTGLLVPAVAGEVIADPNPRWFGGITNTVKYKNFTFSFQVDTRQGGDIYSFSMVDLRSNGSLDITSKDREQPRILPGVIEVADGKYIPNNIQISAQSYWAALGGLASEGAVFDATVYRLREMSLYYNFPTSLFGSRSPIGSLSLGVSAHNLYFYAPHFPADPETNTQGAGNIQGLELNGAPNTRNYGVNLRVTF, from the coding sequence ATGAAAAAAGGATTACTCCTATGGCTTCTTATGGCCATGAGCGTGCTATGTGCATATGCTCAAAACCGAACTATTACCGGTAAAGTCACTGATGCAAAGGATGGTGTTCCATTACCGGGAGTCACTGTTGCTGTGAAAGGCACTCAAACAGGTGTATTCAGTAAAGCGGATGGTACGTTTAAATTAGATGTACCAACGGATGCGGCTACACTGGTTGTTTCATTTATTGGCTACGAATCCCAGGAGCTGAATCTCAGCGGAGGGAAAAGTAATTTTAACCTGCAACTAAAACAGGATACCAAGAGTTTGCAGGAAGTAATTGTAACTGCCCAGGGTATTACCCGTGATAAGCGGGCTTTAGGTTATGCCGTTCAGACGGTGGATGGCGCAGCGATTTCGCAAAAAGCGGAGCCCAGCGTATTGAACTCCCTGGCTGGTAAAGTAGCCGGGGTTAACATTACCTCTGCCAGTGGTGCACCAGGATCCAGTACCAATATTAACATTAGAGGTATCACTTCTTTCTCCGGAAATAATCAGCCATTGATTGTAGTGGACGGTGTTATATTCAGTAACTCACTGGACCAGACAGAGAATACCCTTTTTGGTTCACAGCCGGCAAACCGTCTGAATGATATCAGCCCGGAAATCGTTGAATCCATTACCGTGTTGAAAGGTCCTGCAGCAGCGGCATTGTATGGATCAAGAGCCTCTTCCGGTGCTATTGTTATTACTACAAAAGCCGGAAAAAATCTTACCGGTAAAACAGAGGTGACCGTTACTTCATCCGTTACTTTCCAGAATGTTTATGGCCTGCCTAAATTGCAAAATGAATATGGCCAGGGTGCCAATAATGATTTTGTAAATACCTCCAGCAATTCCTGGGGGCCAAAATTTGGCTCAGGGCTAGATAGCGTTGTAACTGTGCAGGGCGATAAGGTACCTTACCGTGCCTATCCCAATAATATCAGGGACTTTTACAAAACAGGAACTATTGTACAGAATGGTGTAAGTATCGCATCAGGAACACCTGATAATAATATATCCCTTGGCGTGAGCAGCACTATTCAGAAGGGTATTATTCCTTTTTCTGAATATAAGCGCCATAGTATTCAGGTGGGGGGAAATAAAAAATTACAGAACGGGTTAAAGATTGGTACTTCCATTACCTATGTAAGAAGCGGACAAGGAGGCACCCCGATGGGTAATGGAGGAAGTGCCTTTGGACAGCTGACACGTATTCCAAGAAGCTATGATCTCATGGGAATGGAGTATAAAGATCTGAAGGATATTAACCAAAAGAGCTTTTTCTATAATCCTGCACAGAACCACCCTATGTGGAGTGCAGAAAAAGAACAACTGACCAGTAATGTAGACCGTCTGTTCGGATACTTTACCATGGGATATGACATTACGAAGTGGCTGAATGTTTCTTATCGTGCTACAGCTGATGTGTATTCTGACAGAAGAAAACTGATATTGCAGATTGGCTCTGCCAGAGAAGCTGCTGGTCAGGTAACAGAAGATCAGTTTGTGCGTTCTGAATTGAACGGCGATCTGATGATCCGGGCTAACAAGGAGGATATCTTTACGAAAGGGTTAAATATTGCTGCTTTATTAGGACAGAATATCAACCATCGTGATTATGAGAATGCTGCTGTTGTTGCGGATGGGCTTACTATTCCTAATTTCTTCAATGTGAGTAATGGTAGTGTGTTTTCTGCCAGCCAGGAGCAATCTAACCGGCGCAGGCTGATCGGTTATTACGGGCAGTTGAATTTTAGTTACATGAACTATCTGTTCCTTGATCTGACAGGAAGGATGGACCAATCATCTACACTGCCGGTGAGTAAGAATAAATACTTCTATCCTTCAGCTGCATTAAGTTTTGTACCAACGGATGCCTTCCATCTGGAATCAGATGTACTTTCCTATGCTAAGGTAAGGGTTAGTGCCGCTAAGGTAGGCCGTGATGCAGACCCTTATCTGTTACAAACATTATACGCCAAAACATCTTATGGTAACAATACTGCCAGCATAGAATATCCGCTTGCCCTAGGAACAGGTAATATCAGCGGATTTCAGTTGGATGGCAGAATAGGTAGTGAACAGCTCACACCGGAATTTATCACCTCCTATGAAGGTGGGGTAAACATCGGATTGTTTAAGAACAGGGTTAACCTGGACGCTACTTATTTTTATACCAGGAGTGCCAATCAGATTTTTGATGTGGCGGTTTCCCCTTCCAGCGGGTTTAATACCAGGACCACCAACGTGGGTTTGATGACCAACAAAGGTATAGAGCTGATGTTGAATGCTGTGCCGGTAAAAACACGATCTGTTTCATGGGAACTTTCAGCCAACTATACCCGCATTCGCAATAAAGTAGAAGAAATTGCTCCGGGAGTAGAAAACAGCGTTATTATCGGTAACTATTTCGGCGGTATCGATCCTTCTATTGCAAAAGGTTACGCTTACGGTGTAATTATCGGTAGTAAAAATGTGAGGAATGCGGATGGACAGCTGGTGATCAATCCTAATACCGGATTACTGGTACCTGCCGTAGCAGGAGAAGTCATTGCAGACCCTAACCCAAGATGGTTTGGTGGCATTACCAATACAGTAAAGTACAAAAACTTTACCTTCTCATTTCAGGTAGATACCCGTCAGGGAGGAGATATTTACTCTTTCAGCATGGTTGACCTGAGGAGTAACGGAAGTCTGGATATTACGAGCAAAGACAGGGAACAGCCCAGGATATTACCTGGTGTGATAGAGGTAGCAGATGGTAAATACATTCCCAACAACATTCAGATAAGTGCACAATCTTACTGGGCAGCATTGGGAGGTTTGGCATCTGAAGGAGCAGTATTTGATGCTACCGTATACCGGCTGCGTGAAATGTCTTTGTATTATAATTTCCCTACCAGCCTTTTTGGAAGCAGGTCTCCTATTGGATCGCTGAGCCTGGGGGTTAGCGCGCACAATCTTTATTTCTATGCACCACATTTTCCTGCGGATCCTGAAACGAATACACAGGGAGCAGGTAATATACAAGGGTTGGAGTTGAATGGGGCACCTAATACCCGCAACTATGGAGTGAATCTGAGAGTTACTTTCTAA
- a CDS encoding SusD/RagB family nutrient-binding outer membrane lipoprotein — protein sequence MKSTKLKYIPMLLLAISFAGCKKFLDVNATPNKPTKVPPTLLLPTALSGTAFATSNELNRFTAVTMDYLTGAAGSPATWDIYNTDGGDFGNQWSFELYGSASLISYKKMIEGAREVDGLAYIGVGKIMSAYTFSIATDVWGDVPYSDALYGDDREILQPKLDTQEDIYKGNATITGLIDMTKAGILAMDSASTMELGTDDIIYNGDTDAWKKAGNTLLLKLAMQISGKEPALATTIINELLVKNDFITDNAENLAVPFGSSVGSRSPLYELINISLFRNEMIASTRYVDRLKALDDPRLPLFITKPTGNYVTLDNGYRGTLPPAETWSKWSDVITGKGGVGPSRLLTSAQRAFMLAEAGIRLDGVNITDAEAQAYFEEGIRASMEDAGVKEADIEAYFTSHPAVVTLSGNKAKKIEQIITQKYISHTGCGLEAWNDWRRTGYPVMPEHQNAVGIDGKRPVRAQYINDEVAANPNFKDVKLPNVKVWWDVD from the coding sequence ATGAAGTCAACGAAGCTAAAATATATACCGATGTTATTGCTGGCGATTTCTTTTGCAGGATGCAAGAAATTCCTGGATGTAAACGCCACACCCAACAAACCTACCAAGGTACCTCCTACCTTGTTATTGCCGACCGCTCTTTCCGGGACTGCATTTGCTACCAGTAATGAACTGAACCGGTTTACCGCAGTAACAATGGATTATCTGACCGGAGCTGCCGGCAGCCCTGCCACCTGGGATATCTATAATACAGATGGTGGTGATTTTGGTAATCAGTGGTCATTTGAATTGTATGGCAGTGCCTCACTGATATCCTATAAAAAGATGATTGAAGGCGCCCGTGAAGTAGATGGATTAGCGTATATCGGTGTGGGTAAAATTATGTCTGCTTATACCTTCAGTATTGCTACGGATGTTTGGGGAGATGTGCCCTATTCTGATGCACTGTATGGTGATGACAGAGAAATATTGCAGCCTAAGTTAGATACGCAGGAAGATATCTATAAAGGTAATGCTACTATCACCGGACTGATTGATATGACAAAGGCGGGAATATTGGCCATGGATTCTGCGAGTACTATGGAGCTGGGAACCGATGATATTATCTACAACGGCGATACGGATGCCTGGAAAAAAGCAGGCAACACCTTATTGTTAAAGCTGGCTATGCAAATCAGCGGGAAAGAGCCCGCCCTGGCAACCACTATTATTAACGAGCTATTGGTGAAAAACGATTTTATTACGGATAATGCAGAGAATCTGGCAGTGCCATTTGGCAGTAGTGTAGGAAGCCGCAGCCCCCTTTATGAGTTGATTAATATCAGCCTTTTCCGGAATGAAATGATTGCCAGTACCCGTTATGTAGACCGGCTGAAAGCATTGGATGATCCCAGATTACCCCTGTTTATTACTAAACCAACCGGTAATTATGTGACTTTGGATAATGGTTACAGAGGTACGCTTCCTCCTGCTGAAACATGGTCAAAATGGAGTGATGTCATTACAGGGAAAGGCGGTGTTGGTCCATCCAGATTGCTTACCAGTGCACAAAGAGCATTTATGCTGGCAGAAGCAGGTATCAGGTTGGATGGTGTAAACATTACTGATGCAGAGGCACAGGCCTATTTTGAAGAAGGCATCCGTGCTTCTATGGAAGATGCAGGCGTAAAGGAAGCAGATATTGAAGCTTATTTCACCAGCCATCCGGCAGTAGTTACTTTATCCGGCAATAAAGCAAAGAAGATAGAGCAGATCATTACGCAGAAATATATTTCTCATACAGGGTGTGGTTTGGAAGCCTGGAATGACTGGAGAAGAACCGGTTATCCGGTGATGCCAGAACACCAGAATGCGGTAGGGATTGACGGAAAGCGTCCGGTTAGAGCGCAGTATATTAATGATGAAGTGGCCGCTAACCCTAATTTTAAAGATGTAAAACTGCCTAACGTAAAAGTTTGGTGGGATGTGGATTGA
- a CDS encoding TlpA disulfide reductase family protein, whose amino-acid sequence MKKYLLWLAMGVFLASCSEQTEKGDFKIDVHLNNVPLGQVFLEELTLQNVKVVDTTAVKDASGNFSLKGMVAEQGLYRIRFADGKNILLALDAGDMKIDGDYNNLEKITVSGSEATTEMQAFVQDISKKAMVLTEEMRAVDSLHNIKAPDSVLQTKVATLQKNEKAFQQEFFDLAAKTKNPANAVFAISQVSDPRALLENKKLIADIKTRFPKNELVKSMIDKLTEMESAATGAAGGEEAAAVKIGQEAPDFTLPDVSGKMVSLASFRGKYVLVDFWASWCKPCRMENPNVVKAYQQFKDKNFTILGVSLDQKKEPWLQAIKDDGLTWNHVSDLKFWESAVVPLYGIQGIPMNYLLDPQGKVIASNLRGEDLEAKLKEIVK is encoded by the coding sequence ATGAAAAAATACTTACTCTGGCTGGCAATGGGAGTATTCCTGGCCAGCTGCTCGGAGCAAACCGAAAAAGGAGACTTTAAAATTGATGTGCATTTAAATAATGTACCTCTTGGCCAGGTGTTCCTCGAGGAGCTGACCCTGCAGAATGTAAAAGTAGTGGATACTACCGCAGTGAAAGATGCCAGTGGTAATTTCTCCCTGAAAGGAATGGTAGCCGAACAGGGGCTTTACCGCATCCGCTTTGCTGATGGCAAAAATATCCTGCTGGCTTTAGATGCCGGAGATATGAAGATTGACGGGGATTATAACAACCTGGAAAAAATAACCGTATCAGGTTCTGAAGCCACTACAGAAATGCAGGCTTTTGTACAGGATATCAGTAAAAAAGCAATGGTGCTCACAGAAGAAATGAGAGCAGTAGACAGCTTACATAACATTAAAGCACCGGATAGCGTTTTACAAACAAAAGTAGCTACCCTGCAAAAGAACGAAAAAGCTTTCCAACAGGAATTCTTTGACCTGGCCGCTAAAACAAAAAACCCTGCCAATGCCGTTTTTGCTATCAGCCAGGTAAGCGATCCCAGGGCCCTACTGGAAAATAAAAAGCTGATTGCTGATATCAAAACCCGGTTCCCTAAAAATGAACTGGTAAAAAGTATGATTGATAAGCTGACCGAAATGGAATCGGCTGCTACAGGTGCTGCAGGTGGTGAAGAGGCGGCTGCTGTTAAAATAGGCCAGGAAGCTCCTGACTTCACCCTTCCGGATGTTTCCGGCAAAATGGTGAGCCTGGCTTCCTTCCGTGGTAAATATGTACTGGTAGACTTCTGGGCCAGCTGGTGTAAACCCTGCCGCATGGAAAACCCTAACGTGGTGAAAGCCTATCAGCAATTCAAGGATAAAAACTTCACAATACTGGGTGTATCCCTGGATCAGAAAAAAGAACCCTGGTTACAGGCTATTAAAGACGACGGACTTACCTGGAACCATGTAAGTGACCTGAAGTTCTGGGAATCTGCTGTCGTGCCTCTATATGGCATCCAGGGCATTCCAATGAACTACCTGCTGGATCCTCAGGGTAAAGTAATCGCTTCTAACCTGAGAGGGGAAGACTTGGAAGCTAAACTGAAAGAAATAGTGAAATAA
- the gatB gene encoding Asp-tRNA(Asn)/Glu-tRNA(Gln) amidotransferase subunit GatB, with amino-acid sequence MSANIDYSKYEVVIGLEVHAQLLTASKLFCGDSAAFGGAPNTHISPITLGHPGTLPKLNRKAVEYAIKLGLACHCEIEKENYFARKNYFYPDLPKGYQVSQHTAPICKGGYVPIQTENGSRNIQLNRIHLEEDAGKLLHDQDSADSLVDYNRAGVPLVEIVSEPDMHTSEEAYVYLTELRRLVRYLEVCDGNMEEGSMRCDANISIRLMGEKTLGTKVEVKNMNSIRNVKRAIDNEVKRQIELVEAGGTLLQETRSFDASNGSSFSMRSKEEANDYRYFPEPDLAPFKLSDAFIDDIRATLPALPEELIRKYTQQHGLSEYDARVLCDDKATSDYFENLTGFTSQYKAAANWMLGPVKSYLNEQAISMAQFPLPPQQLTRLLQIVEAGNVSFSIASSRILPEMILAPEKDPLEIATALNLLQETNTDSLVPIIDEVLAKYAGKVAEFRAGKKGLMGLFVGEVMKLSKGKADPKLTNQLLEQKLKG; translated from the coding sequence ATGAGTGCAAACATTGACTATAGTAAATACGAAGTAGTGATAGGCCTGGAAGTACACGCACAGTTGCTTACAGCCAGTAAATTATTTTGTGGCGACAGCGCTGCCTTTGGCGGCGCGCCCAATACCCATATCAGTCCTATTACCCTCGGACATCCAGGTACCTTACCCAAGCTAAACCGGAAAGCAGTGGAATATGCTATTAAACTGGGGCTGGCCTGCCATTGTGAGATAGAAAAGGAGAACTACTTTGCCCGTAAAAACTATTTCTACCCCGATTTACCTAAAGGATACCAGGTATCCCAGCATACCGCACCTATCTGCAAAGGCGGATACGTACCCATTCAAACAGAAAATGGTAGCCGTAATATCCAGCTCAACAGGATTCACCTTGAAGAGGATGCCGGCAAATTACTGCACGACCAGGATTCGGCTGATAGCCTTGTGGATTACAACCGGGCAGGGGTGCCCCTGGTAGAAATTGTAAGCGAACCCGATATGCATACCAGCGAAGAAGCTTACGTTTACCTCACCGAACTGAGAAGGCTGGTCCGCTATCTCGAAGTATGCGATGGCAACATGGAGGAAGGCAGCATGCGCTGTGATGCCAATATCTCTATCCGCCTCATGGGAGAAAAAACCCTGGGCACCAAGGTAGAAGTAAAGAACATGAACTCCATCCGCAACGTGAAAAGGGCAATCGACAACGAAGTAAAAAGACAAATAGAACTGGTGGAAGCAGGGGGTACCCTCCTACAGGAAACCCGCAGCTTTGATGCCAGCAATGGCAGCTCCTTTTCCATGCGCTCTAAAGAAGAAGCTAATGATTACCGCTACTTCCCTGAACCGGATCTGGCGCCCTTCAAACTGTCTGATGCATTTATTGATGACATACGGGCCACTTTGCCCGCTTTGCCGGAAGAACTGATCCGGAAATATACCCAACAGCATGGCTTATCCGAATATGATGCCAGGGTGCTCTGTGATGATAAAGCAACCTCCGATTACTTTGAAAACCTTACAGGCTTTACTTCCCAATATAAAGCTGCGGCCAACTGGATGCTGGGGCCGGTAAAATCATACCTGAATGAACAGGCCATCAGTATGGCACAGTTCCCGCTGCCTCCACAGCAATTGACCCGGCTGTTACAGATTGTGGAAGCAGGTAACGTCAGCTTTTCTATTGCTTCCTCCCGTATCTTACCGGAAATGATCCTGGCCCCGGAAAAAGATCCGCTGGAAATAGCCACCGCGCTTAATCTGCTCCAGGAAACCAATACGGATAGCCTGGTACCTATTATTGATGAGGTATTGGCCAAATACGCCGGAAAGGTGGCTGAGTTCCGGGCAGGAAAAAAAGGGCTGATGGGATTGTTTGTGGGAGAGGTAATGAAATTGTCAAAAGGGAAAGCCGATCCCAAATTAACCAACCAGCTACTGGAGCAAAAATTAAAAGGCTGA
- a CDS encoding aldehyde dehydrogenase: MSNLPGIGNIYKAQQSYFESGATRPYAFRKAQLQLLKKAIKKHEQEILDALYRDLRKHAVEAYGSEVGFMYEEINHALAHLKTWMEPEEVTSPLMYYPSNSRVYKEPLGLTLIIAPWNYPFQLLMGPLVGAICGGNCAVLKPSELAPFTAVVTEKLIKDTFDPKYITVLQGDGGVVIPEAMQYRFDHVFFTGSIPVGKKIMEMAVPHLTPVTLELGGKSPCLVDEKVNLKVAAKRIVWGKYWNAGQTCVAPDYVLVHKNVKAALVDELKAAITEFYGSDPAQSEDYGRIINTKRYETLCKYLASGKVVFGGATDEAQRYIGPTILEEVAWTDPVMQEEIFGPILPVIAYDDLPHAVQLIRQHPYPLALYVFTKSKRTEKILLEQVRFGGGCINNTLVHLANPELPFGGAGYSGMGNYHGIYGFETFTHRKGVMKTGTWLDVPVKYPPFKNKLKLLKMMAK, from the coding sequence ATGAGTAACTTACCTGGTATAGGTAATATATACAAAGCCCAGCAATCTTATTTTGAATCAGGCGCCACCAGGCCCTACGCCTTTCGTAAAGCCCAGTTACAATTGTTAAAGAAGGCTATCAAAAAACATGAACAGGAAATACTGGATGCGCTGTACCGTGATCTGCGCAAACATGCGGTAGAGGCTTATGGCAGTGAAGTGGGGTTTATGTATGAGGAAATAAACCATGCACTGGCACATCTGAAAACATGGATGGAGCCGGAAGAGGTTACCTCTCCACTGATGTATTATCCAAGTAACAGCAGGGTATACAAAGAGCCATTGGGGCTTACTTTAATTATTGCTCCCTGGAATTATCCCTTTCAATTGCTGATGGGACCATTGGTGGGAGCCATCTGTGGGGGGAATTGTGCGGTGTTAAAGCCTTCAGAGCTGGCACCTTTTACAGCGGTGGTTACGGAAAAGCTGATAAAGGACACGTTTGATCCCAAATACATTACAGTACTACAGGGAGATGGAGGCGTGGTAATACCGGAGGCTATGCAATACCGTTTTGACCATGTATTCTTTACCGGCAGCATTCCTGTAGGAAAGAAAATAATGGAGATGGCGGTACCCCACCTCACACCGGTTACCCTGGAGTTGGGGGGAAAGTCGCCCTGTCTGGTAGATGAAAAGGTGAATCTAAAAGTTGCGGCTAAACGAATCGTATGGGGTAAATACTGGAATGCCGGACAAACGTGTGTAGCACCGGATTATGTATTGGTACATAAAAATGTGAAAGCTGCCCTAGTGGATGAACTGAAAGCTGCCATTACGGAGTTTTACGGATCAGATCCGGCGCAAAGTGAAGATTACGGGCGTATCATAAATACCAAACGTTATGAAACGTTGTGTAAGTATCTAGCGTCAGGGAAGGTGGTTTTTGGGGGAGCCACAGATGAAGCGCAACGCTATATCGGCCCAACGATACTGGAGGAGGTAGCATGGACAGATCCTGTGATGCAGGAGGAGATCTTTGGTCCTATCCTGCCGGTGATTGCTTATGATGATTTACCGCATGCGGTACAGCTGATCCGGCAGCATCCCTATCCACTTGCATTATATGTGTTTACCAAAAGCAAAAGAACAGAAAAGATATTACTGGAGCAGGTAAGGTTCGGAGGCGGCTGTATTAACAATACGCTGGTACATCTTGCCAATCCTGAGCTGCCTTTTGGAGGTGCTGGTTACAGTGGTATGGGGAATTATCACGGTATCTATGGCTTTGAAACATTTACGCACCGTAAAGGAGTGATGAAAACGGGTACCTGGCTGGATGTGCCGGTAAAGTATCCCCCGTTTAAAAACAAACTGAAGCTATTAAAGATGATGGCTAAGTAG
- a CDS encoding PDZ domain-containing protein, which translates to MSKLLQRLTLAGITCFALTASSGAWAQDQKKDTLGEFDEIIIKPKGTQNGKVTVEIKDGEVWVDGQKMDNYKDGNISVLRRKVTPVDGNSFSFDMSPHKGMQLFKFPDNGSMLPAGGSAVLGVITEKQEAAGATIKTVAPESAAEKAGLKTGDVITKVNDDKINEPKDLFEKIGTFKPGDKITITYLRNKKPSTATATLGKRDQEEMNQFNMIPRGGQGNNFFDLLPPNRGQDFNDPFERFNGSSQGPKLGLYVQDTEKEEGAAVLEVKPGSVAEKAGFKPADIITQMAGNAVKNAKDVTAAYRENKGKSTITATVKRDGKSQTLEIKIPKKLNTAEL; encoded by the coding sequence ATGAGCAAATTACTCCAACGCCTTACCCTGGCTGGTATTACTTGTTTTGCTTTAACTGCTTCCTCAGGCGCGTGGGCACAGGATCAGAAAAAAGATACCCTGGGAGAGTTTGATGAAATTATTATCAAACCCAAAGGCACCCAAAATGGGAAAGTGACGGTAGAAATCAAAGATGGAGAAGTGTGGGTAGATGGCCAGAAAATGGATAACTACAAAGATGGAAATATCTCCGTATTACGCCGCAAAGTAACACCTGTAGATGGCAACAGCTTCTCATTCGATATGTCGCCCCATAAAGGTATGCAGCTCTTTAAATTTCCGGACAATGGCAGCATGCTCCCGGCAGGAGGTAGCGCAGTGCTGGGTGTGATCACAGAAAAGCAGGAAGCTGCCGGCGCTACCATAAAAACAGTAGCTCCGGAAAGTGCTGCAGAAAAAGCAGGTTTAAAAACCGGGGATGTCATTACCAAAGTAAATGATGACAAGATCAATGAACCCAAAGACCTGTTTGAAAAAATCGGTACTTTCAAACCAGGAGATAAAATAACAATTACCTATCTCCGGAATAAAAAACCAAGTACGGCTACTGCTACCCTTGGAAAAAGAGATCAGGAAGAGATGAATCAATTCAATATGATTCCAAGAGGCGGACAAGGCAATAACTTCTTCGACCTGCTGCCGCCTAACCGTGGCCAGGATTTCAACGATCCGTTTGAACGTTTTAATGGCTCCTCCCAGGGACCTAAGCTGGGCCTCTATGTACAGGATACAGAAAAAGAAGAAGGTGCTGCCGTATTGGAAGTAAAACCCGGATCTGTTGCCGAAAAAGCTGGCTTTAAACCGGCAGATATCATTACCCAAATGGCTGGCAATGCAGTAAAAAATGCGAAAGATGTGACTGCTGCATACCGGGAAAATAAAGGTAAAAGTACAATCACTGCAACGGTTAAACGTGATGGAAAATCACAAACACTGGAGATTAAAATTCCTAAGAAATTAAATACGGCCGAGCTGTAA